The nucleotide sequence ACAACACCCATCAGTTTGTTTGGCCCCACTCGCTATCAGTGGGACTCCGGTTATTTCCAGCAGGAAATTAACCGCCGCGTTGAAGTCAGCATGGCTGACGGCGCGAGCCAAAGCGAAGCCTGGGAAACTCTGCCTCGCGAACTATTGTTTTACGACTATGTCGGTAACAACCCTGCGAAGGGCGGTCTCTTCCGACCTGGCCCGATGAATGATGGCGACGGCTTAGCTGTGGATTGGCTCGGACATCCTGTCTTTAGCGATGCAGAAGGTCGCGAGTTGTCGGTCGAGCGGATGCCGAACTTCTTCGAATCCTTCCCTGTGATTCTGAGGGATGCGGATGGCGTCATTCGGGCCGATATTCCGTTCCGTCGAGCTGAGTCCAAGTACAGCTTCGAGCAGGCGGGCATAGCGGTTGAGTTTTTCGGTGGCAAGTTGGACGGTCAGCAGTTTACCGATGCCCCATCCGTGAAGCGCTTTGCCCGTAATGCCCAATTGGGCCAGGTGTTCGAGTTCGATCGCGAAGCGACCGGCGCTGATGGTGTGTTCCGCACCAGCCCGCGCGGTTGGTTTACCTTCGGTCATGCCTGTTTTGCGCTGCTGTTTTTCTTTGGCCATATCTGGCACGGTTCTCGGACCCTCTACCGCGATGTCTTCGCCGGTATCGATCCCGACCTAGATGAAGAAATGGTCGAATGGGGTGTCTTCGAGAAATTGGCAGATACCTCCACCCGTAAGAAGGTCGAAGCCTAGTTAGAATAAAGGCAATTTCCCTCAACGGGAAACTGCCTTTCAATCTGGGTTCCACCCGCTTTTCGGTGTCGTTTACAGTAAGAGCTAGTCATGGAAGCTTTGGCCTACGTTTTCATTCTGTTTCTAACATTGGGTCTGTTGTTCTTCGCGATCGCCTTCCGGGAGACTCCGAAGGTTGACGTGCCTCCTTCGACTGACAAAGACTAGTAGTTGTTTTGACGGCAACTGCTGAGTGGAGTTGGTTTTTGAAGCCGCTGCAGTCCTATTCTGCAGCGGCTTTTGTGCGAGTCGTGGCAAATGGCATGGCTTAGACTGTAACCGTCGCTCTGCGCTACAGTAAGACGACTCGCCTTATTCGATCCACCTGAGTTCAACCTCCAAATGAGTGCAATCTCGATACAAGATCGGCAACATCCCCTCATCGGCAGGCTGGCGAACCGTATTTTAGAGATCTGGGAGGCTCATCTGGAGTTATCCCCCTACCGGTTGCCAGAAGATCTCGGATATATCGAGGGGAAACTCGAAGGGGAGCGGCTGACGATTGAAAATCGCTGTTTCCAGACCCCTCAATTTCGCAAGTTGCACCTAGAGTTGGCTCGGGTAGGGGAGTCGTTAGAGATTCTCCACTGTGTCATGTTCCCGAAGCCCAGTTACGATTTGCCCGTGTTTGGCTGCGATTTGGTGGGGGGACGGGGACAGATTAGTGCGGCGATCGCCGATTTGTCGCCGGTAGAAGCCCAATTGCCCGCCGAATACCAAAGTCAGTTAAACCCTTGGCTGAAGCGGCAAGCAGCATTCAGTCAACAGCGGCAGTTGCCGCAGTGGGGCAATATTTTTTCCCCTTACTGCCTGTTTGTGCGTCCGATTGGGCCGGGTGAAGAGCAGCTCTTTTTGGACGCCACGACTGCCTATCTAGAGTTTCACTGCGGGCGGGCGAGTGCTTCTCAGCCTGTAGACCGCGAGCAGCAGGCGAATATTGTGGCGGGGCAGCAGCGCTATTGCGATCGCCAGCAGCAAAATGACAAAACTCGTCGCGTCTTGGAAAAGGCGTTTGGCAAGCAGTGGACAGACCGCTACATCAGCACGGTCCTGTTCGACTCGCCCGACCCCGCTCCTCAATCGCAATCCAGTCCTCGGTCCACCCCGTAATTTCATCAGCAGCGGCTGGCAATTCCGCGCGCTCGTGTGTCAGCAATTCCGTACAGTGCCCCAAATGGTAACGATTCAGCTGCGACAGTTAAGCGTCCCGCCGGGACAGCGATTGCTGCTCCAGGATGTGAGTTGGCCTGAATTTGAGGCCATCTTGGCAGAACTGGGGGAACACCGAGGCACTCGCATTGCTTACGACAATGGTCTATTAGAAATTATGGCTCCGTTACCAGAGCACGAATCGGTTAAGGAAACGATCGGCGACCTGTTGAAAGCATTGCTGGAAGAACTCGAGATTGAATTTCTCACTCTCGGCTCGACAACATTTAAGAACTCGAAAATGCTGAAGGGCATTGAGCCAGACCAGTGTTTCTACATTCAGCACGAGGCAAAAGTCAGGGGTAAAAAGCGGTTGGATTTAACTGTAGACCCGCCGCCCGATTTAGCTCTAGAGGTGGATATCATTTCCCGTACCCATCCTGAAACCTATGCCGCGTTGGGAGTGCCGGAGCTATGGCGGCGGGCAGGCCGGGAAGTGAGCATTTATCAGCTTCGGGATGGAGAGTATTTTGAGGTGAATGAGAGCCCGACATTTTTAGGCTGGCCGTTGCAGGCGGAAATTCCAAAGTATGTAGAGCAAAGCCAAACGGAAGGGCGGAATCGAGCCATGCGGGCATTTCGCCTGTGGGTGAGGGCACGATTAGCGCAGTGACGGTAGCTGTTCTGACGACCCGAGCCTGTAGCGATCGCCGACATCGAGTTTTATGCAGTCGGGACATTTAATGCGCCGAGATCGCGCAGGCCCCGTCGCTGTGCTTCGCTCAAACCGATTGCATCAGTCAGAGTAGCGCCGCGAACGTCAGTTCCCTCAAAGACAGCTCCCGATAGGTCAGCCCCTTCAAAACTGGCATCGACCAAATTGGCTTGGGTGAAATTCGCATCGGATAAGATGGCCCCGTCCCAACTGCTGCCAAATAAGGAAGCCTGGGTGAAGTTAGCGTTATGGGCATAGGCTAAATGGGCGATCGCCGTATCCAGTTCGGCTGCAGTGAAGTTGGCATCTGCCAAATAAGCTTCGGTTAAGTTACTGCCTAAGGCATCGGCAGACGTTAAATCGGCAGCAGCTAGGCGGACGCGGGTGAGCCGAGCGCGATCGAGTTGAGCGCCCGCCAGCTTGGCACGGGTGAGATTGGCCCCATCTAGATTGGCCCCCACCAGCTTGGCACTGGAAAAATCCGCCTCGCTCCAATCGCTGAAACTCAGATTGGCTTTCACTAAATTGGCGGCTTGCATCACTGCCCGCCGACCGCTGCAATCTTCTAGGTTGGCCCCTTCCAATTGGGCGAGCGAGGCATCTGCCCCATCCAAAATTGCTCCGTGCAGGCGAGCCCCCACAGCCTCGACCTCGCGCAGATTGGCCCGTTCGAGTCGCGCAGCGGTGAGTTGAGCGCGGCTCAGATCGGCTCCAGCCAAGATCGCCCCCACCAACCAGCCTCGAATTAGCACTGTTCCAGAGAAATTAGCTTTTTGGCAGGAGGCATTGGCGAGATTGGCTACTCGCATGTAAGCACGGGAAAAATCGGCCCCATCCAAACACAACCCTTGGAGTTCGATGTGAGCCAGCTCTGCTTTGGCCAGCGGCAGTCCTCGTCGAATGAGATCGAGAACTCGATCGGGGGTATAAACGCTCATGGGTGGTAGCTTAAAAAGTTGGCGGAAAGTTGGCGGAAAATGGATCTAGGCAGTCGAGATCTTCAAGCAAAACAGTAGCGTTGCCACTACTGTAGGCAACTTCTCCGCCATCGGCGATCGCCATCATGCCAAATTTCAATAGAGCAAATGCAGTTCTGGCGACGAGTAGACTGCGAGAAGGGATACCAGTGTGGGGAATTTTCTGAAGTAGAGTCCAAAAATAAAGCCTATCCCCAGCAACAGTTGGTGGGAATAGGCTTCATTCATCAATCCAGTTGTTGCGGTTTGGCTACCACTTTTTGTAGGGTAGGAACTTGCCGCACATAATCACTTTGACCCGATCGCCTTTCGGGTCCTCCTCCTTTTCCACCTCGATCGAAAAGTCGATCGCACTCATAATGCCATCTCCAAACTTCTCGTGTACGACTGACTTCACGGGCAAACCATACACTTGCATAATCTCGTAAAAGCGGTAGATGAGCGGATCGGTGGGCACTAACGGATCGAGCGCCCCTTTGAGGGGGCATTCCATCAGGGCTTCGACATAGCTGGAGTCGAGCCCGAGAGCCCCGATAATTTTCTTCGCCTCTTCTTCAGATGCGCTGGCTTGACGGTAGACTACAGCCGCAACCCAAACTTCATCCCGACCGACAACTGCTTCGAGATCGGCAAAGGAGAGTCCCTTTTTCTTCTTTGCTGCCAAAAGTTCTTCCACAATGGGTGGAATAGCCATAAATACTCCTCCAGAAAATGATTGAAAAACAGTACGTTGAACCTTTCACCGCTAGCAATTCCGAGCAAGTCTATCGCAATATCGACAAAGGGGGTAGACCGTGTCGATGGAGCGCCAACTGATGGAGGTCGAGCTGAACGCCCCTTCCACTTGCTCGAGTCTAAGTCTTGACTCTCGAAGCCTCCACCGCCCGCGTTTCTCTGTATAAATGCTGCTCCATTTCCACCTTCAGATCGTGGTAAGCCGGTTCGCGATCGATCGTCTCGCGGTTGCGGGGACGGGGGAAGGGCACGTCCAAAATCTCGTCAATGCGAGCAGCCGGTCCGCGCGTCATCATCACAATGCGATCGGAGAGCAGCAAAGCTTCCTCAATACTGTGGGTAATCATAATGACCGTTTTGCGCCGCTGCTCCCAAATCCGCTCCACCTCGTCCTGTAAAAAGCCGCGCGTCAGGGCATCTAAAGCCCCAAAGGGTTCGTCCATCAGCAGAATTTGAGGATCG is from Synechococcus sp. PCC 7336 and encodes:
- a CDS encoding photosystem II reaction center protein T, which gives rise to MEALAYVFILFLTLGLLFFAIAFRETPKVDVPPSTDKD
- a CDS encoding phycocyanobilin:ferredoxin oxidoreductase; the protein is MSAISIQDRQHPLIGRLANRILEIWEAHLELSPYRLPEDLGYIEGKLEGERLTIENRCFQTPQFRKLHLELARVGESLEILHCVMFPKPSYDLPVFGCDLVGGRGQISAAIADLSPVEAQLPAEYQSQLNPWLKRQAAFSQQRQLPQWGNIFSPYCLFVRPIGPGEEQLFLDATTAYLEFHCGRASASQPVDREQQANIVAGQQRYCDRQQQNDKTRRVLEKAFGKQWTDRYISTVLFDSPDPAPQSQSSPRSTP
- a CDS encoding Uma2 family endonuclease, translating into MVTIQLRQLSVPPGQRLLLQDVSWPEFEAILAELGEHRGTRIAYDNGLLEIMAPLPEHESVKETIGDLLKALLEELEIEFLTLGSTTFKNSKMLKGIEPDQCFYIQHEAKVRGKKRLDLTVDPPPDLALEVDIISRTHPETYAALGVPELWRRAGREVSIYQLRDGEYFEVNESPTFLGWPLQAEIPKYVEQSQTEGRNRAMRAFRLWVRARLAQ
- a CDS encoding pentapeptide repeat-containing protein, which codes for MSVYTPDRVLDLIRRGLPLAKAELAHIELQGLCLDGADFSRAYMRVANLANASCQKANFSGTVLIRGWLVGAILAGADLSRAQLTAARLERANLREVEAVGARLHGAILDGADASLAQLEGANLEDCSGRRAVMQAANLVKANLSFSDWSEADFSSAKLVGANLDGANLTRAKLAGAQLDRARLTRVRLAAADLTSADALGSNLTEAYLADANFTAAELDTAIAHLAYAHNANFTQASLFGSSWDGAILSDANFTQANLVDASFEGADLSGAVFEGTDVRGATLTDAIGLSEAQRRGLRDLGALNVPTA
- the cynS gene encoding cyanase, which codes for MAIPPIVEELLAAKKKKGLSFADLEAVVGRDEVWVAAVVYRQASASEEEAKKIIGALGLDSSYVEALMECPLKGALDPLVPTDPLIYRFYEIMQVYGLPVKSVVHEKFGDGIMSAIDFSIEVEKEEDPKGDRVKVIMCGKFLPYKKW